The sequence below is a genomic window from Colletotrichum destructivum chromosome 4, complete sequence.
TTCAACGCCGACATTAACGTCACCCgccaggtcctcgtcgacgaggagcacatccccttccccccggCCACCTTCGACCTCGTACTGAGCTCCCTGAGCATGCACTGGATCAACGACCTCCCGGGCGTCCTGACCCAGATCAACAACGTCCTGAAGCCAGATAGCCCCTTCATCGGTGCcatgctcggcggcgacagcctGTTCGAGCTGCGCACATCACTGCAGCTTGCCGAGCAggagcgccgcggcggcatgTCCCCCCACGTCTCCCCGCTGGCTGACGTccgcgacgtcggcggcctgATGCAGCGAGCCGGCTTCAAGATGCTGaccgtcgacatcgacgacatcgtcgtcgactaCCCGGACACCTTTGCCCTCATGCAGGACCTGCAGGCCATGGGTGAGGGcaacgccatcctcggcagGGAGATGGGCGCCATCAGGAGGGACGTGCTCCTGGCGAACGAGGGCATCTACAGGGAGCTCCACGGCAACGAGGACGGGAGCATTCCCGCGACCTTCCGCATCATCTACATGATCGGCTggcacgagggcggcgaccagCCCAAGCCGTTACCTAGAGGATCCGGAGACGTGAACCTCAAGGACATCCTCGAGTCCAACTAGATGACGCTGTGGCACTTTGTAACAATACCCTTCCCCCTTCACAATCTGTAAAACAAGAAGGAACAGACTTGAACAAAAAGAAATCTATGGCTTTCCATTGTCGGCACGCCAAATAAGTCTACGTTGGAAATCGTAGAAGGACAAGCTATGTATCTGCCTACACCGAGCATGCCCACGCTCGTCATGAACTTCATTATCagccacccctcccctctccttaCTTTCCGCAAAACCCCACTCTTAAACCCTTCTCCAGTCGGTCATGACACGGCCAATGGTTCCCAGACCGgccacgtcgacgaccttcTCATGCCAGCTCAGCAGCACGCTCATGGCGCTGCCGACGTTCTCGTTCGTGCCTCCCGGCCGTCCGCCGATTTGGCTGAACCCGCCGGGCGCggcctgctgcggcggcggcgacctcaGACCGCCGGAGCTGGCCGCGGATCCCGCCATGCCCTTGTAGATGTACTTCATGAGGacgtcgagcagctcggggccgccggccgagccGTAAATGGACTTGAGGAGGGGCGTCATCTCCGAAGCCTTGATGGACTGGAGGACCTCGGTGATGGTCTGGAGGTGGGCGTCCTGTCGCCAGCACACACGTTAGCTCACTCTTTGTTGGATTCCCGCCTGTCGTCGCTAGTATAACTCGGTGATGGCCtggaaaaaaaggagaaggcTAGATCCACACGAGGAGTAAACGCACCTTGGCGGCATCGGGGCCGTTGTAGACGGGAAACTCCAAGCATCCCCTCAGCGCACCCTCGGCATCTCCGCCACGGAGGAGCTGCCGCACCTGGCCGGCGAGCTGTCGCACTTCGTCCTCACCGATCTCGGGCTGCGGCGGGTGCAGCGTCGACGTGTCAAAGTTACACGCCGA
It includes:
- a CDS encoding Putative S-adenosyl-L-methionine-dependent methyltransferase superfamily, yielding MSVSARSRHVMPAMNRAAKRLCLAAPSAPGYSRPFLLPVAGLGSDSGFGLGPVSIPRRSYAFASGGGGAQAFQVFNRRTKWLQKERAASNPEASRQADYLKDEVANRLCERLLDIKRNFPRVLDLGANSCNIARALTRENPDQDPAMPITPPLSTRIDELVAAESSHALLHRDADLPFNADINVTRQVLVDEEHIPFPPATFDLVLSSLSMHWINDLPGVLTQINNVLKPDSPFIGAMLGGDSLFELRTSLQLAEQERRGGMSPHVSPLADVRDVGGLMQRAGFKMLTVDIDDIVVDYPDTFALMQDLQAMGEGNAILGREMGAIRRDVLLANEGIYRELHGNEDGSIPATFRIIYMIGWHEGGDQPKPLPRGSGDVNLKDILESN